From the Pangasianodon hypophthalmus isolate fPanHyp1 chromosome 17, fPanHyp1.pri, whole genome shotgun sequence genome, one window contains:
- the LOC113544179 gene encoding beta-microseminoprotein: MRYLLLTVDFETSEYLYLLGTMSMLKRSGFGGFVLFALVPLIHAACWTERLRLGVNYCIDKTDKTWHRVGSTWRNSVCEKCQCNSFSMDCCDGFPTHVTNGCIIAYNFRTCTYTLTSMDPSVTCYVIGK, encoded by the exons ATGAGGTATTTGTTGCTCACTGTAGATTTTGAAACATCTGAATATCTGTacttgttgggaacaatg tcCATGCTGAAGAGGTCAGGGTTTGGGGGTTTTGTCCTGTTTGCACTTGTTCCTCTGATCCATGCTGCCTGCTGGACAGAGAGATTGAGAttag GTGTGAATTACTGTATTGATAAAACGGATAAAACATGGCACAGGGTCGGATCCACCTGGAGGAATAGCGTATGCGAAAAGTGCCAATGCAACAGCTTCTCCATGGACTGCTGTGATGG atttccAACGCACGTGACTAACGGATGCATCATTGCATATAATTTCCGAACGTGTACATATACATTAACCAGTATGGACCCAAGTGTTACATGTtacgttattggaaaataa